The following are encoded together in the Streptomyces rapamycinicus NRRL 5491 genome:
- a CDS encoding NUDIX hydrolase, translated as MATPDFIRDLRASIGHELLYLPGVSAVVFDDQDRVLLGRRADNGRWTIICGIPEPGEQPATAVVREVEEETAVRCVPERIVLVRTLAPVTYPNDDKCQFVDVCFRCRAVGGEARVNDDESLDVGWFPLDALPEMEDFSRSRIKQAIEDGPTWFEPIVEE; from the coding sequence ATGGCGACCCCCGACTTCATCCGTGACCTCAGGGCCTCCATCGGCCACGAACTGCTCTATCTGCCGGGCGTGAGCGCCGTGGTCTTCGACGACCAGGACCGGGTGCTGCTGGGCCGCCGGGCCGACAACGGCCGCTGGACCATCATCTGCGGCATCCCCGAACCCGGTGAGCAGCCGGCCACGGCGGTGGTCCGCGAGGTCGAGGAGGAGACCGCGGTGCGCTGCGTCCCCGAACGCATCGTGCTCGTACGGACCCTGGCGCCGGTGACCTACCCCAACGACGACAAGTGCCAGTTCGTGGACGTCTGCTTCCGCTGCCGCGCCGTCGGCGGCGAGGCGCGGGTGAACGACGACGAGTCGCTGGACGTCGGCTGGTTCCCGCTCGACGCGCTGCCCGAGATGGAGGACTTCTCCCGGTCCCGGATCAAGCAGGCGATCGAGGACGGCCCGACATGGTTCGAGCCCATCGTCGAGGAGTGA
- a CDS encoding O-antigen ligase family protein, with product MVEPVVQDHGRPATGCAGASDVAGVLILAGCAVWALIAAMGRPARPEGVLLAVLAVAAGYACGRIAGALLPVAGAAAAGFAGFGLACTSPYGLTGHEGPGAAQLTLATGALCCAAWAAPRILRPALWLPAAAITLTAVAAGSTVGWVASGAVLVCSLLAARPRRRLPALAACALIAAVSVGGTWAVAKGSFPGGLPPALRAHLTEHRIRLWQDAARIGETDPLRGVGPDRFGELSPAAAQPLGPEAKPHSAPLQQAAGQGLPGVALLGAAFGWLLHALWRSPRPTPVVLTAAATLTALAVESCLGNALSFSQITAGAGLLAGLATARRLDDGPGAVP from the coding sequence GTGGTGGAACCTGTCGTGCAGGACCACGGCAGACCGGCCACCGGCTGCGCCGGTGCGTCCGATGTCGCGGGGGTTCTGATCCTCGCCGGTTGCGCCGTATGGGCGCTGATCGCGGCCATGGGGCGCCCGGCCCGCCCCGAGGGGGTCCTGCTGGCGGTGTTGGCGGTGGCCGCCGGGTACGCCTGCGGCCGGATCGCCGGAGCACTGCTGCCGGTCGCCGGAGCGGCGGCCGCCGGGTTCGCCGGGTTCGGTCTGGCCTGCACCTCGCCGTACGGGCTCACCGGCCACGAGGGACCGGGCGCGGCCCAGCTCACCCTGGCCACGGGCGCCCTCTGCTGCGCGGCCTGGGCCGCCCCGCGGATCCTCCGCCCGGCGCTGTGGCTGCCGGCCGCGGCGATCACGCTCACGGCGGTGGCGGCCGGCTCGACGGTCGGCTGGGTGGCGAGCGGCGCCGTCCTGGTGTGCTCGCTCCTCGCCGCCCGGCCCCGGCGGCGGCTGCCGGCGCTCGCCGCCTGCGCGCTGATCGCGGCGGTCTCGGTCGGCGGCACCTGGGCGGTGGCCAAGGGCTCGTTCCCGGGTGGACTGCCGCCCGCCCTGCGCGCCCATCTCACCGAGCACCGGATCCGGCTGTGGCAGGACGCCGCCCGCATCGGGGAGACGGATCCGCTGCGCGGCGTGGGCCCGGACCGCTTCGGTGAGCTGAGCCCCGCGGCGGCCCAGCCGCTGGGCCCGGAGGCCAAGCCGCATTCGGCGCCGCTCCAGCAGGCGGCCGGTCAGGGGCTGCCGGGGGTGGCCCTGCTGGGCGCGGCCTTCGGCTGGCTGCTCCACGCCCTGTGGCGCTCCCCGCGCCCCACTCCCGTGGTCCTTACGGCGGCCGCGACCCTCACGGCCCTGGCCGTCGAGTCCTGTCTGGGCAACGCCCTCAGTTTCTCCCAGATCACCGCGGGGGCGGGCCTCCTCGCCGGACTGGCGACCGCCCGCCGCCTGGACGACGGCCCGGGAGCGGTGCCATGA